In one window of Stigmatopora argus isolate UIUO_Sarg chromosome 19, RoL_Sarg_1.0, whole genome shotgun sequence DNA:
- the LOC144064411 gene encoding AN1-type zinc finger protein 3-like: MGDTSERSKPSGLPPRCPCGFWGSSKTMNLCSKCFSDIQKKPPGDDRPSKSASPSAAFAGEPVVNAGKSPAVSASPEAPADEEPSPLFGVSAEDERAGEARPSEPAEHVKARHLLLAAAAAPSGTTRTPTKRPPESASTLESEATPEKRPRAEAKDGEGGGGEEEEEEEEEESGGGGGCTPKQKNRRRCFSCQSKLELVQQELGSCRCGYVFCMLHRLPEQHDCLFDHLGRGREEAVLKMVKLERKVGRSCQRIGEECS, from the exons ATGGGCGACACCAGCGAGAGAAGCAAGCCGTCCGGCCTCCCTCCCCGCTGTCCCTGCGGCTTTTGGGG GTCCAGTAAGACCATGAATTTATGTTCCAAATGTTTTTCTG ATATCCAGAAGAAGCCACCGGGCGACGATCGCCCGTCTAAGAGCGCTAGCCCGTCGGCCGCTTTCGCCGGCGAGCCGGTCGTCAACGCCGGCAAGAGTCCGGCTGTATCCGCGAGCCCCGAAGCGCCGGCCGACGAGGAGCCCTCGCCGCTCTTTGGCGTCTCCGCCGAGGACGAGCGCGCCGGGGAAGCGCGTCCGAGCGAGCCGGCCGAGCACGTGAAGGCACGTCATCTCCTGcttgcggcggcggcggcgccgtcgGGTACGACGCGCACGCCCACCAAACGCCCCCCGGAGTCAG CCTCGACTTTGGAGAGCGAGGCCACGCCGGAGAAGCGGCCGAGGGCCGAAGCCAAAGACGGGGAAGGCGGCGGTGgcgaagaggaagaggaggaggaggaggaggagtccggcggcggcggcggctgcacGCCCAAGCAGAAAAATCGCCGGCGCTGCTTCAGCTGCCAAAGCAAACTGGAGCTGGTGCAGCAGGAACTGGGCTCCTGCCGTTGCG GCTACGTGTTCTGCATGCTGCACCGGCTTCCCGAGCAGCACGACTGCCTCTTCGACCACCTGGGACGCGGGCGCGAGGAGGCGGTCCTCAAGATGGTCAAGCTGGAGCGCAAGGTAGGCCGCTCGTGCCAGCGCATCGGCGAGGAGTGCTCCTGA